A section of the Streptomyces sp. SCL15-4 genome encodes:
- a CDS encoding aminodeoxychorismate lyase, protein MRIWLDGGLREAESALVSVLDRGLTVGEGVFETVKTVHGEPFALTRHLDRLTRSARVLGLPDPDHDEIRRACTAVLEANAMPLGRLRITCTGGRGPLGTGRGGQGPTLVVAVGETVRRPDSTTAVTVPWTRNERGALAGVKSTSYAENLVALDRARRLGASEALFGNTAGRLCEGTATNVFVVLDGEIHTPPVASGCLPGITRALVLEWTGARETDLPLDVLQRADEVFLTSSLRDVQALHRIDGRELPGTRGPVTAEAMRVFDERSGRHPDP, encoded by the coding sequence ATGAGGATCTGGCTGGACGGCGGGCTGCGCGAGGCGGAATCCGCCCTGGTCTCCGTCCTCGACCGCGGCCTGACGGTCGGCGAGGGCGTCTTCGAGACCGTGAAGACGGTCCACGGCGAGCCGTTCGCGCTCACCCGGCACCTCGACCGGCTGACCCGCTCCGCCCGCGTCCTCGGCCTGCCCGACCCCGACCACGACGAGATCCGCCGCGCCTGTACGGCCGTACTGGAGGCCAACGCGATGCCGCTCGGCAGGCTGCGGATCACCTGCACCGGCGGCCGGGGCCCGCTCGGCACCGGCCGCGGCGGGCAGGGACCCACCCTGGTGGTCGCCGTCGGCGAGACCGTCCGCCGCCCCGACTCCACCACGGCGGTCACCGTCCCCTGGACCCGCAACGAGCGCGGCGCCCTCGCCGGCGTGAAGAGCACGTCGTACGCCGAGAACCTCGTCGCCCTCGACCGCGCCCGCCGGCTCGGCGCCTCCGAGGCCCTGTTCGGCAACACGGCCGGACGGCTCTGCGAGGGCACCGCGACGAACGTCTTCGTCGTCCTGGACGGCGAGATCCACACCCCGCCGGTCGCCTCCGGCTGTCTGCCCGGCATCACCCGGGCCCTGGTCCTGGAGTGGACGGGCGCCCGGGAGACCGACCTGCCGCTGGACGTCCTCCAGCGCGCCGACGAGGTCTTCCTCACCTCCAGCCTCAGGGACGTGCAGGCCCTGCACCGGATCGACGGACGCGAACTGCCCGGCACCCGGGGGCCGGTGACCGCCGAGGCCATGCGCGTCTTCGACGAGCGGTCCGGTCGGCACCCGGACCCCTGA
- a CDS encoding GNAT family N-acetyltransferase produces the protein MTTTLRPAEPLRHNPDGTRSRRYAVCVNSRPVGEIHLGTSPSLGDPVARIIDLRIAEPDRRRGRGTVAALAAEEVARGWGCVQLEALVPATADAALGLFRTLGYTVRNRGMDKRLGAAPPALPPGSRARPMTEEEYDAWMADESERFARTWIDLGVPEAAARAKSRNDHARLLPHGLATDGVLFSVLEHEGVPVGTLWVAVGEPKAYVFDVETYPAHRGRGHGRTLMLLAERQAIESGRPVLGLNVFAGNTPAEHLYASLGYEPVLHCLSKPLL, from the coding sequence ATGACGACGACCCTGCGGCCGGCCGAGCCGCTCCGGCACAACCCCGACGGGACCCGCTCACGGCGCTACGCGGTGTGCGTGAACAGCCGTCCCGTCGGCGAGATCCACCTCGGTACCTCACCGTCCCTCGGCGACCCGGTGGCCCGCATCATCGACCTGCGGATCGCCGAGCCCGACCGGCGGCGCGGACGGGGCACCGTGGCGGCGCTCGCCGCGGAGGAGGTGGCCCGCGGCTGGGGCTGCGTCCAGCTGGAGGCCCTGGTGCCCGCCACGGCCGACGCCGCCCTGGGCCTGTTCCGCACCCTCGGCTACACCGTCCGCAACCGCGGCATGGACAAACGCCTCGGCGCCGCCCCGCCCGCGCTGCCACCGGGCAGCCGCGCGCGGCCCATGACGGAGGAGGAGTACGACGCCTGGATGGCGGACGAGAGCGAGCGGTTCGCCCGCACGTGGATCGACCTCGGCGTCCCCGAGGCCGCCGCCCGCGCCAAGTCCCGCAACGACCACGCCAGGCTGCTGCCGCACGGCCTCGCGACCGACGGCGTGCTCTTCAGCGTGCTGGAACACGAGGGCGTCCCGGTGGGCACGCTGTGGGTGGCGGTGGGGGAGCCCAAGGCGTACGTGTTCGACGTCGAGACGTACCCGGCCCACCGGGGCCGGGGACACGGCCGCACGCTCATGCTCCTGGCGGAACGCCAGGCGATCGAGTCCGGCCGCCCGGTCCTCGGCCTCAACGTCTTCGCGGGCAACACTCCCGCCGAGCACCTGTACGCGTCACTCGGCTACGAACCGGTGCTCCACTGCCTGAGCAAGCCCTTGCTGTAG
- a CDS encoding DsbA family protein, which yields MSDSSPARADALVLDVWCELQCPDCRTALDDVRALRARYGDRIELRLRHFPLEKHKHSFAAAQAAEEALEQGKGWPYVEAVLERVAELDRQGEPFLVEVARELGLDAEEFDTALIDGRHILAVDADQAEGKAIGVTGTPTYVIGGERLDGGKSQEGLRARVEDVADRLLAGRTAGQA from the coding sequence ATGAGCGACTCCTCCCCCGCACGCGCCGATGCCCTCGTCCTCGACGTCTGGTGCGAGCTGCAGTGCCCCGACTGCCGTACCGCCCTGGACGACGTACGCGCCCTGCGTGCCCGCTACGGCGACCGGATCGAGCTGCGGCTGCGGCACTTCCCGCTGGAGAAGCACAAGCACTCCTTCGCCGCCGCGCAGGCCGCCGAGGAGGCGCTGGAGCAGGGCAAGGGCTGGCCGTACGTGGAGGCCGTGCTGGAGCGGGTCGCGGAGCTGGACCGTCAGGGAGAACCCTTCCTGGTCGAGGTGGCGCGCGAACTGGGTCTGGACGCGGAGGAGTTCGACACCGCGCTGATCGACGGCCGGCACATCCTGGCCGTGGACGCCGACCAGGCCGAGGGCAAGGCGATCGGCGTGACCGGTACGCCGACGTACGTCATCGGCGGCGAGCGCCTCGACGGCGGCAAGAGCCAGGAGGGCCTGCGCGCACGCGTCGAGGACGTCGCGGACCGCCTGCTGGCCGGCCGCACCGCCGGGCAGGCCTGA
- a CDS encoding CGNR zinc finger domain-containing protein translates to MLITHDTRCALDTVVDLVNSAPEDDAAADGLPDVQALTDFVRSHKISDVGVLSELDLSAVRRIRGRFAAVFAAPDSRSAAVLINELVAGAGTTPRLTDHDGYDWHVHYFAPGASVADHLAADCGMALAFFVVAGERERLRRCEAPDCRRAFVDLSRNRSRRYCDSRTCGNRLHVAAYRARRKEAAG, encoded by the coding sequence GTGCTGATCACCCACGACACCCGGTGCGCCCTCGACACCGTGGTGGATCTGGTGAACTCCGCGCCCGAGGACGACGCGGCGGCGGACGGCCTGCCCGATGTCCAGGCACTCACGGATTTCGTGCGAAGCCACAAAATCAGCGATGTCGGTGTGCTGTCGGAGCTGGACCTCTCGGCGGTGCGCAGGATCAGGGGCCGGTTCGCGGCGGTCTTCGCGGCCCCGGACTCCCGGTCCGCGGCCGTGCTGATCAACGAGTTGGTCGCCGGCGCGGGCACCACTCCCCGGCTGACCGACCACGACGGCTACGACTGGCATGTGCACTATTTCGCGCCGGGCGCCTCCGTGGCCGATCATCTCGCCGCCGACTGCGGGATGGCGCTGGCCTTCTTCGTGGTGGCCGGAGAGCGGGAACGGCTGCGGCGCTGTGAGGCGCCGGACTGCCGGCGTGCCTTCGTGGATCTCTCCCGCAACCGCTCGCGCCGCTACTGCGACAGCCGCACCTGCGGAAACCGGCTGCATGTCGCCGCCTACCGGGCCCGGCGCAAGGAGGCGGCGGGCTGA
- a CDS encoding SsgA family sporulation/cell division regulator — MNTTVSCELHLRLVVSSESSLPVPAGLRYDTADPYAVHATFHTGAEETVEWVFARDLLAEGLHRPTGTGDVRVWPSRSHGQGVVCIALSSPEGEALLEAPARALESFLKRTDAAVPPGTEHRHFDLDQELSHILAES, encoded by the coding sequence ATGAACACCACGGTCAGCTGCGAGCTGCACCTGCGCCTCGTTGTGTCGAGCGAGTCCTCCCTGCCTGTCCCCGCAGGCCTGCGGTACGACACGGCCGACCCCTACGCCGTGCACGCCACCTTCCACACCGGAGCCGAGGAGACCGTCGAGTGGGTGTTCGCCCGTGACCTCCTCGCCGAGGGCCTGCACCGGCCCACCGGCACCGGCGACGTCCGCGTCTGGCCATCCCGCAGCCATGGTCAGGGCGTCGTGTGCATCGCCCTCAGCTCCCCGGAGGGAGAGGCGCTGCTGGAGGCCCCCGCGCGGGCCCTGGAGTCCTTCCTGAAGCGAACCGACGCCGCCGTGCCGCCCGGCACGGAGCACCGCCACTTCGACCTGGATCAGGAGCTGTCGCACATCCTGGCGGAGAGCTAG
- a CDS encoding TIGR02611 family protein — translation MNTGSDEPGEVAVTADKAKADRPEAGEGAESGLGSRAPEFIKSRRLLHLSWQVGIFVVGLAVVVAGIIMLPLPGPGWVVIFGGMAIWATEFVWAQLVLRWTKRKVTEAAQRALDPKVRRRNITLTVIGLVVIGVLAGIYLWKFGLVMPWKIKDQ, via the coding sequence ATGAATACGGGGAGTGACGAGCCTGGTGAGGTCGCCGTGACGGCAGACAAGGCGAAGGCGGACCGGCCGGAGGCCGGCGAGGGAGCGGAGAGCGGGCTCGGCTCGCGGGCGCCGGAATTCATCAAGTCCCGCAGGCTCCTGCACCTCAGCTGGCAGGTCGGGATCTTCGTGGTCGGCCTGGCCGTGGTCGTCGCGGGCATCATCATGCTGCCGCTGCCCGGACCAGGCTGGGTGGTGATCTTCGGCGGCATGGCGATCTGGGCGACCGAGTTCGTCTGGGCCCAGCTCGTGCTGCGCTGGACCAAACGCAAGGTCACCGAGGCGGCCCAGCGGGCCCTCGACCCCAAGGTGCGCCGCCGCAACATCACCCTCACCGTGATCGGACTGGTCGTCATCGGTGTGCTCGCCGGGATCTACCTCTGGAAGTTCGGCCTCGTCATGCCCTGGAAGATCAAGGACCAGTGA
- a CDS encoding alpha/beta hydrolase has protein sequence MPATTDSGPAAVPAPTHRLLPSPAGRIHLVEQGSGPLVLLLHGFPETWYAWRHQLPVLASAGYRAVAIDVRGYGRSSKPEAVEAYRMLDLVEDAVAVVEGLGERSAVVVGHDWGATIAAMSTLTRPDVFRAVGLLGVPYTPPGGPRPSEVFALMGGAVEGEEPGTTEGPGAERRHLPQEFYVSYFQRPGRAEAEMEPDVRGWLAGFYAALSADTMPAPGAPDPHFIGAGGTLRERFPVGVLPSWLTERDLDVFAGEFERTGMTGALNRYRNMDRDWADLAGHAGAPITRPSLFIGGERDASLAWLADAVKAYPETLPGLLGSHILDGCGHFVQQERPQETNRILLDWLACLPA, from the coding sequence ATGCCAGCCACCACCGACTCCGGCCCCGCCGCCGTGCCGGCCCCCACCCACCGCCTCCTCCCTTCCCCGGCCGGCCGTATCCACCTGGTCGAGCAGGGCAGCGGCCCCTTGGTGCTGCTGCTGCACGGCTTCCCGGAGACGTGGTACGCCTGGCGGCACCAGTTGCCGGTGCTCGCCTCGGCCGGGTACCGCGCGGTGGCGATCGACGTCCGTGGGTACGGTCGCTCCTCGAAGCCGGAGGCCGTGGAGGCGTACCGGATGCTCGACCTGGTCGAGGACGCCGTCGCCGTCGTGGAGGGGCTGGGCGAGCGCTCCGCCGTGGTCGTCGGGCACGACTGGGGCGCGACGATCGCCGCCATGTCCACGCTGACCAGGCCGGACGTGTTCCGTGCCGTGGGCCTGCTCGGAGTGCCGTACACCCCGCCGGGCGGCCCCCGCCCCAGCGAGGTCTTCGCCCTGATGGGCGGAGCCGTCGAGGGCGAGGAGCCCGGCACCACCGAGGGGCCCGGCGCGGAGCGGCGACACCTCCCGCAGGAGTTCTACGTCTCCTACTTCCAGCGCCCAGGCCGGGCCGAGGCCGAGATGGAACCCGATGTGCGCGGATGGCTCGCCGGTTTCTACGCGGCGCTGTCCGCCGACACCATGCCCGCCCCCGGCGCCCCCGACCCGCACTTCATCGGAGCCGGCGGGACCCTGCGCGAGCGCTTCCCCGTCGGCGTGCTGCCCTCCTGGCTGACGGAGCGGGACCTCGACGTCTTCGCCGGCGAGTTCGAGCGGACGGGGATGACCGGGGCGCTGAACCGGTACCGGAACATGGACCGGGACTGGGCCGACCTGGCCGGTCACGCGGGGGCGCCGATCACGCGGCCCTCGCTGTTCATCGGAGGCGAGCGGGACGCCTCCCTGGCCTGGCTGGCCGACGCCGTCAAGGCGTACCCGGAGACCCTGCCCGGTCTGCTCGGTTCGCACATCCTGGACGGTTGCGGGCACTTCGTCCAGCAGGAGCGTCCGCAGGAGACGAACCGCATCCTGCTCGACTGGCTGGCCTGCCTGCCCGCCTGA
- a CDS encoding substrate-binding domain-containing protein, giving the protein MGTRNLDRRTILKAAGASAATLGLAATTGCGGGSGSGNGTVTIRYSWWGAEERAKKINQSIALFERKYPKIKVKTDFQTYESFWEKFQTQAAGGNPPDVFQSAVTFLRKYDKRGILLDLKPQVEAGHLSLDHFRTGVTKVGEVDGKQLGIPVGSNTMSLVIDKKVFREAGVEPRPGWTWDEYFKALKTIHDKTKVPGDTGYFTIMYLYDLYLRQNGKAFFTDDGLGFEQADLTEWWTDGLNRVKAGLVTDPKVVQQDRPKSSLSAGHGASEFTWDNFTVRYSTEGDSEYGLAPIPTTDGKHTGQYLASLMLSASARTSHPKEVAQFIDFMVHDPRVGKIMGYDRGILASTEQYGAYQPTDTINKEIARYEEDTAKAGVLGTITPHPSGADTIEAAFMRLGGDLGQGKTKVSDAVKQFFTEAEAAFQA; this is encoded by the coding sequence GTGGGAACCAGGAATCTTGACAGGCGTACGATCCTGAAGGCGGCCGGGGCGTCGGCGGCCACGCTCGGGCTGGCCGCGACCACCGGCTGCGGTGGCGGAAGCGGCTCCGGGAACGGCACGGTGACGATCCGTTACTCCTGGTGGGGCGCCGAGGAGCGGGCCAAGAAGATCAACCAGTCCATCGCCCTCTTCGAGCGGAAATACCCGAAGATCAAGGTAAAAACCGACTTCCAGACGTATGAATCGTTCTGGGAGAAGTTCCAGACCCAGGCCGCCGGCGGAAACCCCCCGGACGTTTTCCAAAGTGCCGTCACTTTCCTCAGGAAGTACGACAAGCGCGGAATTCTTCTCGATCTCAAGCCTCAGGTGGAGGCCGGCCATCTGAGCCTGGATCACTTCCGCACGGGTGTCACGAAGGTCGGCGAGGTCGACGGCAAGCAGCTCGGAATTCCGGTCGGTTCCAACACCATGTCGCTCGTCATCGACAAGAAGGTCTTCCGCGAGGCGGGCGTCGAGCCGCGGCCGGGCTGGACCTGGGACGAGTACTTCAAGGCCCTGAAGACCATCCACGACAAGACGAAGGTCCCCGGGGACACCGGCTACTTCACCATCATGTACCTGTACGACCTCTACCTCCGCCAGAACGGCAAGGCCTTCTTCACCGACGACGGTCTCGGCTTCGAGCAGGCCGACCTGACGGAGTGGTGGACCGACGGCCTGAACCGGGTCAAGGCCGGCCTCGTCACCGATCCGAAGGTCGTCCAGCAGGACAGGCCCAAGTCCTCCCTCTCCGCCGGCCACGGCGCCTCGGAGTTCACCTGGGACAACTTCACCGTCCGTTACTCGACGGAGGGCGACAGCGAGTACGGCCTCGCGCCCATCCCCACCACGGACGGCAAGCACACCGGCCAGTACCTCGCCTCCCTGATGCTCAGCGCCTCCGCCCGCACCTCGCACCCCAAGGAGGTCGCGCAGTTCATCGACTTCATGGTCCACGACCCCCGGGTCGGCAAGATCATGGGCTACGACCGCGGCATTCTCGCGAGCACCGAGCAGTACGGGGCCTACCAGCCCACCGACACGATCAACAAGGAGATCGCGCGGTACGAGGAGGACACCGCCAAGGCCGGCGTCCTCGGCACGATCACCCCGCATCCGTCCGGTGCCGACACCATCGAGGCCGCCTTCATGCGCCTCGGCGGTGACCTCGGACAGGGCAAGACCAAGGTCTCCGACGCGGTGAAGCAGTTCTTCACCGAGGCCGAAGCCGCCTTCCAGGCCTGA
- a CDS encoding carbohydrate ABC transporter permease — MGNAVTLVKDSVPATRGARRAATARTGRPGRRRENLAGYLFMSPWIAGFLLLTAGPMIASFYFAFTDYNLFTSPRWVGLGNFTRMFEDPRWQKSVEVTAKYVVIGTPLKLLLALGVALLLAQSRRGQAFYRAAFYAPSLIGASVSVGFVWRSLFSDGAVVDRTQTVLGFHVGGWVGNADWVLYCLVALTVWQFGAPMVIFLAGLKQVPRELYEAAEMDGAGPFRRFWNITLPMISPVLFFNVLLETIHSFQIFGSAYVVSNTACGPADATLVYTCYLYQQGFKNAQMGFASAMAWMLLLAVALVTAVLFWSQKKWVHYEEDAR; from the coding sequence ATGGGAAACGCCGTGACGCTCGTCAAGGACTCCGTGCCCGCGACCCGCGGCGCGCGCCGGGCCGCCACCGCGAGGACGGGGCGGCCGGGCCGGCGGCGGGAGAACCTCGCCGGCTATCTGTTCATGTCCCCCTGGATCGCCGGCTTCCTGCTGCTGACCGCGGGCCCGATGATCGCCTCGTTCTACTTCGCGTTCACCGACTACAACCTCTTCACCAGTCCCCGGTGGGTCGGCCTCGGCAACTTCACCAGGATGTTCGAGGACCCGCGCTGGCAGAAGTCGGTGGAGGTGACGGCCAAGTACGTCGTCATCGGCACCCCGCTCAAGCTGCTGCTCGCCCTCGGCGTCGCCCTGCTCCTCGCGCAGAGCCGCCGCGGCCAGGCCTTCTACCGAGCCGCCTTCTACGCCCCCTCGCTCATCGGCGCGAGCGTCTCGGTCGGCTTCGTCTGGCGCTCGCTGTTCTCCGACGGCGCCGTCGTGGACCGTACGCAGACCGTCCTCGGCTTCCACGTCGGCGGCTGGGTCGGCAACGCCGACTGGGTGCTGTACTGCCTGGTCGCGCTGACCGTCTGGCAGTTCGGGGCGCCGATGGTCATCTTCCTTGCCGGACTCAAGCAGGTCCCCAGGGAGCTGTACGAGGCGGCCGAGATGGACGGCGCCGGTCCCTTCCGCAGGTTCTGGAACATCACCCTGCCGATGATCTCCCCGGTGCTGTTCTTCAACGTGCTGCTGGAGACCATCCACTCCTTCCAGATCTTCGGCTCGGCCTACGTCGTCTCCAACACCGCCTGCGGACCGGCCGACGCCACGCTCGTCTACACCTGCTACCTCTACCAGCAGGGCTTCAAGAACGCCCAGATGGGCTTCGCCTCCGCCATGGCCTGGATGCTGCTGCTCGCCGTGGCCCTGGTGACGGCCGTCCTCTTCTGGTCCCAGAAGAAGTGGGTGCACTACGAGGAGGACGCCCGATGA
- a CDS encoding carbohydrate ABC transporter permease, giving the protein MSATTTEAPVSGAAVRTPGPGRRRAGSLAWHLGALLILAVILYPVVWVLGASFKPSKDIINSLTLFPSHPVLSNFKGLADGIADIRIWTFFQNSLLYAGGAVVGVLISCSLTAYAFARIKFAGRNLLFSLMIGTLLLPYHVLLIPQYVMFQKLELVNTYVPLLIGKYLATEAFFVFLMVQFMRALPRELDEAARLDGCGHLRTYWSIVLPLCRPALITSAIFTFINAWNDFMGPLIYLNEPGKYTVSLGLMMFRDSDGVAANYGGMIAMSLVALLPVLLFFLAFQRYLIDGMATSGLKG; this is encoded by the coding sequence ATGAGCGCGACCACCACCGAGGCCCCGGTGAGCGGGGCCGCCGTCCGGACGCCGGGCCCGGGCCGCCGGCGCGCCGGCTCCCTCGCCTGGCACCTCGGCGCCCTGCTGATCCTGGCCGTCATCCTCTACCCGGTCGTCTGGGTGCTCGGCGCCTCGTTCAAGCCGAGCAAGGACATCATCAACAGCCTCACGCTGTTCCCGTCCCACCCCGTCCTGTCCAACTTCAAGGGTCTCGCCGACGGCATAGCGGACATCAGGATCTGGACGTTCTTCCAGAACTCCCTGCTCTACGCCGGCGGCGCGGTCGTCGGCGTCCTGATCTCCTGCTCGCTGACCGCCTACGCCTTCGCGCGCATCAAGTTCGCCGGCCGCAACCTGCTGTTCTCCCTCATGATCGGCACGCTGCTGCTGCCGTACCACGTGCTGCTGATCCCGCAGTACGTGATGTTCCAGAAGCTGGAGCTGGTCAACACCTACGTTCCGCTGCTGATCGGCAAGTACCTCGCCACCGAGGCCTTCTTCGTCTTCCTCATGGTGCAGTTCATGCGGGCCCTGCCCCGGGAACTGGACGAGGCCGCCCGCCTCGACGGCTGCGGACACCTGCGCACCTACTGGTCGATCGTGCTGCCGCTGTGCCGGCCCGCGCTCATCACCAGCGCGATCTTCACCTTCATCAACGCCTGGAACGACTTCATGGGCCCGCTGATCTACCTGAACGAGCCCGGCAAGTACACCGTCTCCCTGGGCCTGATGATGTTCCGCGACTCCGACGGCGTGGCCGCCAACTACGGCGGCATGATCGCCATGTCGCTGGTGGCGCTGCTGCCGGTGCTGCTGTTCTTCCTCGCCTTCCAGCGCTATCTGATCGACGGCATGGCGACCTCCGGACTGAAGGGCTGA
- a CDS encoding Tat pathway signal sequence domain protein: MSPIPRRSLLKAAAVAGAAAQFSWALGAQDAGAAPAAAPDGAEPVTLDWLEDGGLGAAPGATVGVPWPMGAHREGQSFAVTDADGKDVPVQTWPLAYWPDGSLKWTAHAVGTGTGTGRLTLAAGTPAAPAKKVTVDRSGGTVDVSTGVITAKIGKNGSTLIKSVSRGSTEIARNGRLVLLRQPEIEDEDQGTVKTERFDGAIFEVTVEQDGPVRAVVRIDGRHRKGDREWLPFSLRLYFYAGSDSFRMVHTLTYDGTQEPGKASGDFIRGLGVRFTVPMRDAAYDRHIRIGGEGTGLLREAVQGVTGLRRDPGAAVQAAQYEGRKLPDPATWDQRVTTRLKYIPHWGDYTLAQLSADGFTVRKRTKKGHGWITAGGGRRASGFGYVGGASGGLSFGLRDFWEKFPAQLDIRDAHTDQATVTLWLWSPEAQPMDLRFYHDGMDQDTYAEQLEGLNITYEDYEPGFGTPYGIARTSELLFWANDTTPTADTLARQARAVRVLPQLAAPPRQLVKAKVFGPGLYSEPDRSTPAKARIEDHLDFLFTYYRDQVESRRWYGFWDYGDIMHTYDSARHVWRYDIGGYAWDNSELSPDLWLWYAYLRSGRSDIFRFAEAMTRHTGEVDVYHLGKWAGLGTRHGVQHYADSAKQQRIANTTYRRFYYFLTADERVGDLMHANVDSDETFLVLDPQRKVRTDPYTPDRHALSIGFGTDWSGLVSAWLTEWERKGPKWEKAKARVLSTMEGIAAQPNGFVQGSGLYDLDTGRFAVADKPAVSVSHLSAVFGLNELCAELIHLVDMPKFKEAYLDYCRYFNATKAEQAARYGTDFGSLLLFQGHSRLDAYAAVQTGDAALAKRAWAKFYHSDGYTESSPWKTEKLTGPATLVEGSEAAWVSTNDTALYGLAAIENLALLGDRMPA, translated from the coding sequence ATGTCCCCCATCCCCCGCAGGTCCCTCCTCAAGGCCGCCGCCGTCGCCGGCGCGGCCGCCCAGTTCAGCTGGGCCCTGGGCGCCCAGGACGCCGGAGCCGCGCCCGCCGCCGCTCCCGACGGCGCCGAACCGGTGACCCTGGACTGGCTGGAGGACGGCGGTCTCGGCGCCGCGCCCGGGGCCACCGTCGGCGTGCCCTGGCCGATGGGCGCCCACCGGGAAGGCCAGTCCTTCGCGGTCACGGACGCCGACGGCAAGGACGTCCCCGTACAGACCTGGCCGCTCGCCTACTGGCCCGACGGCTCCCTGAAGTGGACCGCCCACGCCGTCGGCACCGGCACCGGCACCGGCAGGCTCACGCTGGCCGCCGGCACCCCCGCCGCGCCCGCGAAGAAGGTCACCGTCGACCGGAGCGGCGGCACCGTCGACGTCTCCACCGGCGTCATCACCGCCAAGATCGGCAAGAACGGCTCCACGCTGATCAAGTCCGTCAGCCGCGGCTCCACCGAGATCGCCAGGAACGGCCGGCTCGTCCTCCTCCGCCAGCCCGAGATCGAGGACGAGGACCAGGGCACGGTGAAGACCGAGCGCTTCGACGGCGCGATCTTTGAGGTCACCGTCGAACAGGACGGCCCCGTCCGGGCCGTCGTCCGCATCGACGGCAGGCACCGCAAGGGCGACCGGGAGTGGCTGCCGTTCTCCCTGCGCCTGTACTTCTACGCCGGCTCCGACTCCTTCCGCATGGTGCACACCCTCACCTACGACGGCACCCAGGAACCCGGCAAGGCGAGCGGCGACTTCATCCGCGGCCTCGGCGTCCGCTTCACCGTCCCGATGCGCGACGCGGCCTACGACCGGCACATCCGCATCGGCGGCGAGGGCACCGGCCTGCTGCGCGAGGCCGTCCAGGGCGTCACCGGACTGCGCCGCGACCCCGGCGCCGCCGTCCAGGCCGCCCAGTACGAGGGCAGGAAACTGCCCGACCCGGCCACCTGGGACCAACGGGTGACCACACGCCTGAAGTACATCCCGCACTGGGGCGACTACACCCTCGCCCAGCTCTCCGCCGACGGCTTCACCGTCCGCAAGCGCACCAAGAAGGGCCACGGCTGGATCACCGCCGGCGGCGGCCGGCGCGCCTCCGGCTTCGGCTACGTCGGCGGCGCGAGCGGCGGCCTCTCCTTCGGCCTGCGCGACTTCTGGGAGAAGTTCCCCGCCCAGCTCGACATCCGCGACGCCCACACCGACCAGGCCACCGTCACCCTCTGGCTCTGGTCGCCCGAGGCCCAGCCCATGGACCTGCGCTTCTACCACGACGGCATGGACCAGGACACCTACGCCGAACAGCTCGAAGGCCTCAACATCACCTACGAGGACTACGAACCCGGCTTCGGCACCCCCTACGGCATCGCCCGCACCAGCGAACTCCTCTTCTGGGCCAACGACACCACCCCCACCGCCGACACCCTCGCCCGGCAGGCCCGTGCCGTACGCGTCCTTCCCCAGCTCGCCGCCCCGCCCAGGCAGCTCGTCAAGGCCAAGGTCTTCGGCCCCGGCCTGTACTCCGAGCCCGACCGCTCCACCCCGGCCAAGGCGAGGATCGAGGACCACCTCGACTTCCTCTTCACCTACTACAGGGACCAGGTGGAGAGCCGCCGCTGGTACGGCTTCTGGGACTACGGCGACATCATGCACACCTACGACTCCGCCCGGCACGTATGGCGCTACGACATCGGCGGCTACGCCTGGGACAACTCCGAACTCTCACCCGACCTGTGGCTCTGGTACGCCTACCTCAGAAGCGGCCGCTCCGACATCTTCCGCTTCGCCGAGGCCATGACCCGGCACACCGGCGAGGTCGACGTCTACCACCTCGGCAAGTGGGCCGGCCTCGGCACCCGGCACGGCGTCCAGCACTACGCCGACAGCGCCAAACAGCAGCGCATCGCCAACACCACCTACCGCCGCTTCTACTACTTCCTCACCGCCGACGAACGCGTCGGCGACCTCATGCACGCCAACGTCGACTCCGACGAGACCTTCCTCGTCCTCGACCCCCAGCGCAAGGTCCGTACCGACCCCTACACCCCCGACCGGCACGCCCTGTCCATCGGCTTCGGCACCGACTGGAGCGGCCTGGTGTCGGCCTGGCTCACCGAGTGGGAACGCAAGGGGCCCAAGTGGGAGAAGGCCAAGGCGCGCGTGCTGTCCACGATGGAGGGCATCGCCGCCCAGCCCAACGGCTTCGTCCAGGGCAGCGGGCTGTACGACCTCGACACCGGGAGGTTCGCCGTCGCCGACAAGCCGGCCGTCTCCGTCTCCCACCTCTCGGCCGTCTTCGGGCTCAACGAACTGTGCGCCGAACTCATCCACCTCGTCGACATGCCGAAGTTCAAGGAGGCATACCTGGACTACTGCCGCTACTTCAACGCCACCAAGGCCGAACAGGCCGCGCGCTACGGCACCGACTTCGGCAGCCTGCTGCTCTTCCAGGGCCACTCGCGCCTCGACGCCTACGCCGCCGTACAGACCGGGGACGCGGCCCTCGCCAAGCGGGCCTGGGCCAAGTTCTACCACTCCGACGGCTACACCGAGTCCTCCCCCTGGAAGACCGAGAAGCTCACCGGACCGGCCACCCTGGTCGAGGGCAGCGAGGCGGCCTGGGTGTCCACCAACGACACGGCCCTCTACGGCCTCGCCGCCATCGAGAACCTCGCCCTGCTCGGCGACCGCATGCCGGCTTAG